The following proteins are co-located in the Saccharomycodes ludwigii strain NBRC 1722 chromosome V, whole genome shotgun sequence genome:
- a CDS encoding uncharacterized protein (similar to Saccharomyces cerevisiae YMR172W | HOT1 | High-Osmolarity-induced Transcription) encodes MSGIITKTENTGDALNTQNNITTTDPINKPATVCNNPSSASNNNDITTAKMEELATPGSAAIGTTTANINGNTSNGTDCGTNTNISTNMAATSMLPQTTVSAVGNNNPSTMVARTNSSSGSTSSTSANNNNYSKQFYEELQLHMNIRHSHLQSQINELLNVVEQQKQQFLFLHQQVINVINDSAKTYETFENQKQQIQKLWNRIEYITATANNNNSVSSNNNNNNFSAVGGNINNTNTNNIGGVVGPAGLYGVDEDVYNSANIRLGLTNNIPHSNNNNNNNNNNNNGNNNGNNNNNNSNNNTNNNANNPNNYNYGNNSGNNGNNNSNLPALSNSLHSALQNQQQGTGNVRADGIGNSNINHNNNNGSNSPPPSTNHITGLIGNPNLLLSNNGNGGNNTNSNGYRNIQHQNQQQQTNVAGLNFFQTNGMGGHSSSTASNINIKGTSSSMISDSPLSNSNMVGNGNVSSSNIIRSNSGNQQQQQHNHSQHQVINGATANMTGSLNAITHPSVISTIANAGTGNTTTSNVNANQNVDDSPLDSNLNNSLRSNSNEYTEFILEHPEVKHFNWKPSSTVRQIYQRFYTGGMVDGTPSVIEMEKKYGTIWRSQKCRETLETSRVIAREFTIVKLVDLISKVVVSIYMPDATERHFTIEDAINVTQQYFNKVLTREPKLRNMSDHVRTTKLFNNFEMVINKFNNLRFISNTTEIAKGYSSVTMKKYSWRLESSSLMQ; translated from the coding sequence ATGTCAGGTATTATAACTAAAACTGAGAACACAGGCGATGCCTTAAATACACAAAATAacataacaacaacagacccaataaataaaccaGCGACGGTATGTAATAACCCTAGTAGTGcatcaaataataacgataTAACAACAGCGAAAATGGAAGAACTAGCAACACCAGGATCGGCGGCGATTGGAACCACCACTGCTAATATCAACGGTAATACATCTAATGGCACAGATTGTGGCACGAACACTAATATTTCAACAAATATGGCAGCTACTAGTATGTTGCCGCAGACTACGGTATCGGCTGTTGGAAACAATAATCCTTCAACTATGGTTGCTCGTACAAATTCATCCTCTGGGTCTACTTCCTCCACCTCAgcaaataacaataattattcGAAACAGTTTTATGAAGAATTGCAACTACATATGAATATCAGACACAGTCATTTACAATCCCAAATCaatgaattattaaacGTGGTAgagcaacaaaaacaacaatttttatttctacaTCAGCAAGTTATTAACGTGATTAATGATAGTGCTAAGACTTATGAGACGtttgaaaatcaaaaacaacaaattcaGAAGCTCTGGAATAGAATAGAATACATCACTGCTACtgctaataacaataactcTGTCTctagtaataacaacaacaacaatttttcAGCGGTTGGTggtaatatcaataatactaaCACCAACAACATAGGCGGCGTAGTAGGACCAGCAGGACTTTATGGAGTAGATGAAGATGTTTATAACTCCGCAAATATTAGACTAGGTTTGACAAACAATATTCCTcacagtaataataataataataataataataataacaacaacggTAACAACAACggtaacaacaacaacaacaacagcaacaataaCACTAACAACAACGCTAATAATCCCAATAATTACAACTACGGTAATAACAGTGGGAATAATGGCAATAACAACAGTAATCTACCAGCACTATCTAATTCTTTACACAGCGCCTTACAAAACCAACAGCAGGGTACTGGGAATGTCCGTGCCGATGGCATTGGCAACAGTAATATAaaccataataataacaatggcaGTAACTCACCACCGCCCTCAACAAATCATATTACTGGACTTATAGGTAATCCAAACTTACTATTGAGTAACAACGGTAATGGTGGTAACAATACTAATAGCAATGGCTATAGGAATATACAACACCAaaaccaacaacaacaaacaaATGTGGCGGGgttaaacttttttcaaacGAATGGCATGGGTGGTCATTCTTCTTCAACAGCttctaatattaatataaagGGTACAAGTAGTTCTATGATTAGCGACTCACCTTTGTCCAATTCTAATATGGTTGGCAATGGCAACGTTTCTTCGTCCAATATTATCAGATCAAATAGTGGTAAccagcaacaacagcaacataACCATAGCCAGCACCAAGTTATTAACGGGGCCACTGCTAATATGACTGGTAGTTTAAACGCGATTACCCATCCGTCAGTTATTAGTACGATTGCTAATGCCGGCACAGGAAATACTACCACTAGCAACGTTAACGCCAATCAGAATGTGGATGATAGTCCCTTAGACAGTAATTTAAACAATTCCCTACGTTCCAATTCCAATGAATATACCGAGTTTATACTTGAACATCCAGAAGTTAAGCATTTTAACTGGAAGCCCAGCTCTACGGTAAGACAAATTTATCAGAGGTTTTACACGGGTGGTATGGTTGATGGCACTCCGAGCGTTATTgaaatggaaaagaaataCGGTACTATTTGGAGATCGCAGAAATGTAGAGAAACATTGGAAACAAGCCGAGTCATTGCTAGAGAGTTCACTATTGTTAAGTTGGTTGATTTGATATCTAAAGTGGTTGTTTCCATTTACATGCCTGATGCAACTGAAAGACATTTTACAATCGAAGATGCTATAAACGTTACTCAACAGTATTTTAATAAGGTGCTAACCAGAGAACCaaaattaagaaatatGTCTGATCATGTTAGGACTAcaaaattgtttaataattttgaaatggtcattaataaattcaataatCTAAGATTTATATCCAACACAACGGAGATTGCCAAAGGTTATAGCAGTGTAACTATGAAGAAATATAGTTGGAGACTTgaatcttcttctttaatgcaataa